The stretch of DNA tcccaagtgttggattaAAGAAacttgccaccatgcccagtaacagctcacataaaaaaatttaaatgaacttAGGGTACTCACAAGAGCCTTTCAGAGCTAAACTTTGGGGTTTTGCTTGGTGTTGGTTTTGGTATTATTCAGGTAACCCTTGAATCTAAGATCCCTTGGTCTCAGCCCTggagtagctaggattacaaggATGTTTCACCCTTCTCTGCCCTGATTCATTTCTTCTACAATTTGAATAACCACCTGTTAGCAAGCCAAGCTGCAAGTGGATTTCAACAGGCATGTTCTGAATGCCTGTTTCATGTGGAGACAGGCTTGTCCAAATGCCTCATCATCTACACTGTAGCCAGATTTCAATGAACAGCCCTCTATAATAAAAGAATCAAGACTTAAGATCCTCAGTTCTCTCAACATCTGGCTTCATGGAATACCACTGGAAAATACTAGGACAAGAGCATGCCAAAGTCTTCTAGATAGTTCCACAAAGACCAGAGACTCATTCCATGGTGAAGGAGTGATTTCCTCCACCCATCAGGGCTCTGAAACTCTCTGGAGAGTCCCTGGGgaggctgggaagaggggaggtgtcTTCAGTGCAATCTAGACACCCACTGAGAGTCTGTTAGACCTGGGGAGTCATAGGCTCCCCAGGTTCCTCTCTCCCAGTAGACAGACCTGGTGTGTGAATGAACTCAGTCCAGCTAAACACATTTTGGGCTGCACCTCTCTACGGAAAGAGGAAGAGCCGGCTGCAGGGTGAGAAGCCATCTTTCCGTAATTTTTGATTGTTTTCACCCTTAATGAAAACAAGGTGGGCAAGTGCTGGCTGTGGGGAGCTTGTTAACACCATGTTAGCCCTGGTCACGTGTTACAAAGCATCACGGAGGTCATGATCTACAGTGGACTGCGTGTAAGAGGAGCTGGGGGTGTCAGCCAAGTAGACCTGAAGGAAatcacagtgtacaagaggacCCCAGCATGCTCTGAAGAGTTGGGCGATGTACTTCCGGAATTTCTCCCCAAGAAAGAAGTAAATGACGGGGTTGAGGCAGCAGTGAGTGAAGGCCAGGGTTTCTGTGGCCTGGATGGCATAGTCTAGGTACCTCTCCAAGGTGCAGTCCTGAAGAACTTCAAGCTCCACCAGGGTCTCCAGGAAAAGCACCACGTTGTACGGCGTCCAGAAGCCAAGGAAGAGGACCACCACAGCGAAGATCATTCTAACCGCCCTGTTCTTCTTCTCATTCTTACAATGCTGCAGGGTCCTAATGATCATGGAATAACAAAACAGCATGATCCCCAGGGGGATGACCAGCCCCAGGACGTTGATCTCCAGGGAGCTGAGGACCTTCCAAGTCGTCGAGTTGACTGAGTACTTGGTTTTGCAGTATGTGTGGTTGTGCTCTGTATAGCAAGTGCTGAACAAGAGGCCTGGAAGGGAGGCGAACACAGCCACTGACCACGTGACCAAGCTGGTTATGACCCCATAGGTCAGAGTCCTCGCTTTCAAGGAAAACACTGCATGCACGATGGCCAGGTATCTATCTATGCTCATGAGCATAATGAAGAAGATGCCACTGTAAAAGCCTACCAAGTACATCCATGAAACAATCTTGCACAGACCTAGTCCAAAAACCCACTGGTTGGCGGCATAGTAGGCCcagaatgggagagaaagcaCAAAGAGCAGATCTGAGATGGCAAGGTTCAGCAGGTACACATCAGTCATAGACTTGAGTCTCTTGTATTTGAACAGCACCAGAACCACAACAGAGTTCCCAAACAGACCCAACAGAAAGACCAAGGAataaagaggaggcaggaagagctgcCCAAATGCCTTGATGCCTTCCTTGGTGCATGGCTTGGGCATGCTTTCGTAGGCGTAGTAGTTATTGTATGCGTTTTCATCCTGTGTGGTGTCTGCTACATCCGTGGGGTTCATCTTGTCGATTCTACAGGCTCTGGGTACAAGCAGAAGCCAATGGAAAGAACAAATGAGATGCCTGtaagaatgaaataaattaaaagactGCTAAATGCAAAGAATAGCTAGCTGGACATGATGCTGCCCCAAATCGTTACGTACCCTGTCCAGAAGGCACTTCAGGTCAGAAAAATCATCTCAGCCTTGGGAGTCTACAGATGTGTCCACATCCCAGACTTCTCCCTCTCTGCTGGGAAGCTCATTTCTCTCACTGAGAGGTGAGGATTGTGCTCCTCCCTCAAGGCGGTACAGCTTAAAATGGCCTCTGTGGCCAGTGGGATGtcccagcaggtaaaggcccttgccactGGGCCTCACAACCCAAGTTTGACTCTGAGAACCACATAGGTGAAGGAGAGTCCTGACTCCCAAGAAAGCTGTCTCATGGCACAAGTAAatgtaaaagaatttttaaaagctgagcatggtgacgcttgcatttaattccagcactcaggaggcagagatagagctctgtaagttcaaggtcagtcttgtcTACAtcgagagttccaggccaaccagggctccatagatagaccttgtctcaaaaaataaacaagaggctggagaggtgggttaGTGGTTAAGAAttctggttgctcttctagaggacctaagtttgattcccagctcctacatggaggctcataaccgggggatctgacgccctcttctggcctctgtgggcaccaggcacaaataTGGTACCcagatgtaaaattaaattaaaacaaacaaaaaacccagggcaGATGAAAAATTTCATCAGGTTAGGGTACTTGTTACTATCCCCTGTCAGCCTGGTTCAATCCCTTGGAGCCATGGGATAGAAGGCAGGCACCAATGTCCACAGCTGTCACCTGACTGCCACACTGGTAATGTAGCGTGCACACTCgcatacgcatacacacacacacacacacacacacacacacacacacacgcacacacacaaaataccatttttgtaagttaaaaaaaaaatagctaggaatcatgccacacacctttaatcccagcactgtggaggcagaggcaggcatgagtttgaggccagcctggtctacagagctagtcccaggacagccagggctacgtagaga from Onychomys torridus chromosome 7, mOncTor1.1, whole genome shotgun sequence encodes:
- the Ccr4 gene encoding C-C chemokine receptor type 4, with translation MNPTDVADTTQDENAYNNYYAYESMPKPCTKEGIKAFGQLFLPPLYSLVFLLGLFGNSVVVLVLFKYKRLKSMTDVYLLNLAISDLLFVLSLPFWAYYAANQWVFGLGLCKIVSWMYLVGFYSGIFFIMLMSIDRYLAIVHAVFSLKARTLTYGVITSLVTWSVAVFASLPGLLFSTCYTEHNHTYCKTKYSVNSTTWKVLSSLEINVLGLVIPLGIMLFCYSMIIRTLQHCKNEKKNRAVRMIFAVVVLFLGFWTPYNVVLFLETLVELEVLQDCTLERYLDYAIQATETLAFTHCCLNPVIYFFLGEKFRKYIAQLFRACWGPLVHCDFLQVYLADTPSSSYTQSTVDHDLRDAL